In the genome of Acidobacteriota bacterium, the window ACTCAGAGCCCGAACAAATCGGGCGGCAAGCGAAAAGGTAAATAGAAACTACCTGCATTCTTTAACGACGGTCCCGACAATGTTGGGGCCGTCTTTTTTTGATAAAAATCTCCTTTATCTGCATCGACTTAGTGAAATTCCACGAACACAAGACAAGAGACGTTGTCCACAATCAACCACTACCGCTTGGTATTTGTCCTGTCAGAGGATACAATATCGTCCATTCTGTAGTGGTAATCGTTTTCATTCGTTCTTTGTTATTTACTAAAGAAACATCTTTTATAGTTGACGATTCGCACGTTTCGTCAAATGTAAATTAAAGTGCGGCTCGTGGCGATTTTTAACGCGGCGTGGGCGATTTAAAACGACTCTATTTGCGTATTCATACGAATTTCAGGAGATTCAAAATCATGTTGCTCGATAATGGCTTTAACCTAACTCTTCGTCCAATGAAGTACCCGCAGTTTTACGAGATGTACAAAAATGCGATCAAAAACACTTGGACAGTAGAAGAGGTTGATTTCTCGACCGACGTAAACGATCTCCGCAACAAGATGTCTGCTTCAGAGCGTCATATGATAAACCGCCTTGTCGCTTTTTTTGCGACAGGAGACTGTATCGTTTCTAACAATCTCGTTCTCAATCTCTACAAGCACATCAATTCGCCCGAGGCGAGGATGTATCTGTCGCGGCAGCTTTTTGAGGAAGCGGTCCACGTTCAGTTTTACCTGACGCTGCTCGACACCTACATTCCGGACCACCACGAACGCGAGCAAGCTTTCGCCGCCGTCAACAATATTCCGTCGATCCATAAAAAGGCCGAGTTTTGCTTCAAATGGATCGATTCGATCCAGAATCTGCACGCTCTCGAAACCAAGGAAGACCGCAGACAGTTCCTGCTCAATCTGATCTGCTTTGCGACCTGTATCGAAGGCCTGTTTTTCTTTGCCGCATTTGCATACGTCTATTTTCTCCGTTCTAAAGGCTTGCTCCACGGCCTCGCGGCGGGAACGAACTGGGTTTTCCGCGACGAATCCGCCCACATGGCTTTTGCCCTCGACGTGATCGGCGAAGTCCGCAAAGAAGAGCCAGATCTATTCGACGAATCGCTCAACCGCCAGATCGTCCAGATGATCGACGAAGCGGTCGATTGCGAAATGCAGTTCGCCGAAGACGTCCTCGGCCTCGGCGTCTCGGGCCTCTCGATCGCAAATATGCGGCAGTATCTCGAATACATCGCCGACCAGCGTTTCGTCATGCTCGGCCTGCCAAAGGTCTACGGAGCGAAAAATCCGTTCGACTTCATGGACCTACAGGACGTCCAGGAACTAGCCAACTTCTTCGAACGCCGCGTTTCCGCATATCAGGTCGCGGTCGCGGGCGAAGTCAGTTTTGGGGAATCGTTCTAGCAGCGAGAGCTAAATAAGGTGAAGCAGGTAAAAAACTCGGGCGAGGATAGTCCGAGTTTTTTGCTCTCAGTCTGGTGAAAATATTCTGGGCTCATCTACTTTTTGGACGTTCACTTTCGGTAAGATCACTTTTGGCTCAACTTTACCAAAAAGTCCTAATAAAAAAGTGTGAATCGATTCACACTTTTGACTTGGTCTAGCTCAGAATGCCTATAAACAGGGCATTCTGAGCGATTCACATGCCGCTCTGCGAGCCAGAATCACCCCCTCAATTGGTAGAGGAAAATAACCTGTTTCCACCCATTGACCGACAGATTGGTAGAGTTATTCTTGCGATTGGTCAAACGTTATATATGCTCAAGAATCGTCGGTTTTGTTGGCGAGAATGTGGGATTTTTGTGGAAATCGGACTTTTTGAGATGGGTGCGGCGATGGGTTAGAGATGGGATATCATGATGGCGTAGGTGATGAATCTGATGGACGCGAGCCGATGGCAAAAGGTCAAATCGCTGCTTGAGGTGGCAATCGACACCCCGGCTGAACAGCGCGAGGTTTTTCTCGCTCGTTCGTGCGCAGGCGACCAGAGCCTCATCGATGAGGTGAACGAACTGCTGCGGTTCGAAACCGATGGCACCGACCCGCTCGAAGATATCGCATTTTCATCGCTCCCGAATGAACGAACGTCGCGGATCGGCACAGAAATTGGGCGCTACCGGATCATTGATGAGATCGGAGCCGGCGGAATGGGAGCCGTATTCCTGGCGGAGCGCTCGGATGGTGAGTTTGAACAGCGTGTTGCGATCAAGATCATCAACAGTGCGGTCGGTTCGGCTGAGCTGCTGCGTCGATTTCGCAACGAACGCCAGATCCTTGCCACGCTTGACCATCCAAACATCGCCCATCTTATCGACGGCGGAACGACCGGCGACGGCCAGCCTTACCTCGTGATGGAATACATCGAGGGCGCGTCGATCATCGAATTCGCAAACGCAAAGAACCTATCGATCGACGAACGCCTCGACCTGTTTCGCGAGGTCTGCTCAGCGGTTTCGTTCGCCCATCAAAAGCTTGTCATTCACCGCGATCTCAAACCGTCGAATGTTTTTGTTACGAGCGACTGCACGGTAAAGCTCCTCGATTTCGGCATCGCAAAGCTCTTAAAATCCGACGGCGGCAACGAAACGCGGACGCAGGCGTTTGCCTTCACACCGGAATACGCCTCGCCCGAGCAGGTTCGCGGTGAGCCGCTTTCGACCGCGACGGATATCTACTCACTTGGGGTTATCCTTTTCGAACTCCTGACTGGCTCGCGGCCCTTCGAGCTGAATGATAAAAACATCGCGGAAATGATCCGGACATTGACCGAATCCGCTCCGCCAACGCCGTCGGCGGTTACGGGACGGGGAAGTTCGGACGTCGTCCTGAACAAGGGCCCGCGTTTAAAAGGCGACCTCGACAGTATCGTTTTGATGGCTCTCAGAAAAGAGCCATCGCGGCGATATCTCTCCGTCGAACAGTTCAGCGAAGACATCCGGCGACATTTCAAGCGCCTTCCGGTTTCGGCGACGAAAGATACGTGGAATTACCGCACAGGGAAATTCGTCCGGCGGCATAAGGTTGGCGTTGTCGCGGCGGTTATCATTCTGATCACGCTCATGGGAGGCCTTGCGGCGACGATGTATCAGGCACGCATCGCGAGCGTCGAGCGGGCTAAGGCCGAGCGTAGATTTAATGACGTTCGGCAGTTCGCAAATTCCTTCATGTTCGAGATCAACGAACAGATCATGAGCAGCCCGATCAAGGCCCGCGAGCTGCTCGTGCAGCGGGCGATCGAATACCTCGACAGGCTAGCCGCCGAATCTTCCGACGACACCGAACTCGAAAGCGAACTCGCCACCGCCTACGAAAAGATCGGCGACGTGCAGTCGGAGCTTTTCAAGCCTTCGTCCGGCAAAACCTCGGAAGCACTGACGAGCCATCAGAAGGCTCTTGGGCTTAGAGAAAATCTATTCAGATCCGATCCCTCAACAGCAAGAGCGATCGCGGTTAGCGACAGCCGCATGAAGATCGGCGACATCCTGGTCGCGATCGGACGGCTCGCCGAAGCGCGAGAGAACTACTCTAAAGGCAATGAGTTGCTTGCATCTCAAGCCGCCTCATCGAACAGCGAATTTCGCCATCAGCAAGCCCGTTTGCTGGCACGGCTCGGCCAAACCTCGGTTCGCAGCGGAGCCCTGAGCGAAGCACTTCGTTACTACGAAGATTCGCTCGCTCTATATCGCGTCTTAATGGCGGAAAACCCGGAAAATACGAAGTACCGCCGCAATTTCGGCATCATTTCATCGTTCCGCGGCTTCGTTAACATAGAAACGGGCCAAACCGCTGAGGGCTTGAAAGACTACGGAACGCTGCTCGCGATCGAACGCGAAATACTGGCTAAAGACGAAAGCGATAACGTCTCTCGCGGCGTCGTTAGCGGAGCCCTCGTCTGGTACGCCGTGGCGCTGAGCGAGGACGGGCAGATCGCGGAATCCATCAAGCACTTCAGCGAAGGCATCAAGATGCAGGAAGCGATCCTCGCCGCCGATCCTGGGAACCTCGGCGAGGAATACGGCCTTGCCGATTGCCGTTTGGAATTTGGCAAAGCGATGGTCAGAAATCGTCTGTTTCGTGAATCGATCGACCCGCTCGAAAAAGCCCTCGTGGGTTATCGAAAGGTCTCCGAACAGGACAGACAAAACCTGATGAACCGCCACCGCATCGCCAACGCCCAGCGATTTCTGGCCGACGCCCTATTTCAGACCGGCAGCAAGCCTAAAGCTCGAGAGCATTACGAGCATGCCCACGCGGCTTTTAAAGAGCTGACAGCCTCAGACCCCGAAAATGTTGATTGGCAACAAGACCTTGCAATGAGTTACCAGCGCCTCGGCGAAGCCGCCCTCGACAACCGCGATCGAATTGCCGCTCGCATTCAGTTTGAGACTGCCTTACCAATATTCGAAAATCTCGCGGCAAGATCGCCTGACAATATCAAACGTCGAAACGAACTCGCCACAATTCGGTCTCTGGTCGCAGAGATGTAATTTACCAGCCCGAATTGATCTGCGTCGGCACCTTGCGATCCTGCCCGATCGCCGCGGTTTGTGAAAAGCAAACAAAAGAGATAAACAAAAATAGATTCTTGGCCATTTTTATTTAGTTCGATCCATACGGATCCGTCTCCATCTTTTGAATTTTCCTCATTAAAGCAGTTCGTGCACCGAGTTGGCAACTTTTTGGGCGGCCGTTCAGCCTGTTCAGAAGCTTCTCCATACAGTCAGAAGTGTCGCGGTGTGAAAAGCGGCGATCAAAAGATTGCTTATAACAACGGGGTTTTTGAAGGTTCTAACGGTAAATGGCGTGGTAATTTTATATACGATCTGCACGAATAATAACGCCGAGGCTGCTTCCGGTCTTGAGACGATCAAGAGTAGGGAAGACGCTAGAAGGATCGAAATGTATATCGACAGTAGAATGCTTCGAGCAGGCGTGTGATCGCCGTAACTCTGGCGGACCCATGCTGCGTTCGTTAAAAGCCCCGCACAGACCGGGATGAGTACTGCAATGTTGAGAACTAATGAAAGGACGATCATTATCGGCATAGTTTCCTCGATACTGGAAATTAATCTAACCTATATTGCATACTTTTTGTTCGCTGTTAACTTCGAAAACAGAGCTCGAACAGATTCATTTAGACCGCTAAAGACCGACAGTAAAAATGCATGACAGGCCCGGAATGCGGTATTATTTCCTTTAAATACTTGCAGCAATTCGCGGGCAATTTAATCATGAATAACCAGATCACCGATTTTATCAAACACCATTACCGCCATTTCAATTCGGCGGCCCTTATCGACGCTTCGGAAGCTTACGTCAAGCACCTCGATGGCGGCGGGAAGATGATGATCACGCTCGCGGGAGCGATGTCGACAGCCGAATTGGGCTTGAGTCTGGCGGAGATGATCCGTCAGGACAAGGTGCAGATCATTTCCTGCACGGGAGCCAATCTCGAAGAAGACCTGTTCAACCTTGTCGCCCACGACTTCTACGAGCGCGTGCCGCATTACCGCGACCTGACGCCGGCTGACGAACAGGACCTGCTCGACCGCCATATGAACCGCGTGACCGACACGTGTATCCCCGAGATGGAAGCGATGCGGCGATTGGAAAAGGCGATGGTCGATGTCTGGACCAAGGCCGATCAGGAAGGCAAACAGTACTTCCCGCACGAATTCATGTATCAGGTGCTAAAAAACGGCTCGCTTGAGGAGTATTACCAGATCGACCTCAAAGATTCGTGGATGTACGCCGCGATGGAGAAAAACCTGCCTATGGTCGTGCCGGGCTGGGAAGATTCGACGATGGGCAATATGTTCGCGGGCCACGTCATCACCGGCGACATCAAAAACGTCCACACCGTCCGCACCGGCATCGAATACATGATGTCCCTCGCCGAATGGTACACCGCGAACGCGACCGACGACTCAACCATCGGATTCTTCCAAATAGGCGGCGGCATCGCCGGCGATTTCCCGATCTGCGTCGTGCCCATGCTTCACCAGGACCTCCAGCGAGACGGCGTTCCTGTCTGGGGCTATTTTTGTCAGATCTCGGATTCGACCACATCGTACGGTTCGTATTCAGGAGCCGTGCCGAATGAGAAGATCACCTGGGGCAAACTCGAAGCGACGACGCCTAAATTTATTGTGGAATCGGATGCATCGATCGTGGCTCCGTTGATGTTTGCTTATATTTTGGGGTGGTGACGTCATGACTGAAGCTCAATCCATTGCGACAGAGATCAACAGGACAGTTTCAAAGATAAAGGCCGGTTCGCTAAGATTCTTCGGCGAGTGGTTTGGGCGTCCCTATGACAACGGACACCAAGTAGTTTCGGCATCGGCGGTAGAGAATGTTTTGACGATTCGGTTTAATGAAGATGAGACTTTGTCAGTTTGGGATCCTTCGAAATCAAAGATCAGTGGATCGGAATTCGAGATAAAATCTGCTTCATGGGTTCGATGGGAATGGTTTTTGTACGGCCGGGAAAGGACAGAAGAAAACCTTAGATTTGAAGACTTCAAGGTTGTCGACGGTAAGATTCAGGCTACACACAATATTGATTGGTATGAACCGAAATTTCGAGCAACTGTAGATTTCCCAGCAGTTCAGATGTATTCTCCGTTTGACCTCTGAAGCATTTGTTCTGATTCTTGATGAGCGCAGAGGCCCGTCCATTGACACGATTGAGTGATCGGAGTTATGCTTCTCACATATTCCCCCGTTTGTTTCGACAGGCGGGTGCGAGGGCGGGGTAAGCAATTACTTCGCCTTCTGCGTTTTTCACTCACGTTTTGATGAACATAAACGTTTATATCGATGGGTTTAATCTTTATTACGGTGCGACAAGGGGAACGCCGTATAAATGGCTCAATCCATTTAAGGCCTGTCAGCTACTGTTCCCAAATGACTCAATAAATAAGGTCAAGTATTTTACCGCCCGAGTTTCAGCTAGAGCCTCTGACCCAGATCAGCCAATTCGTCAAAACACATATTTCCGAGCTCTATCGACGGTACCGCAAATTGAGATCATCGAAGGAAGATTTCTGACGAAGGACGTGATGATGCCTTTAGCAAATACGAATCCGCAGCAATATGCGCGAGTCGTAAAGACTGAGGAGAAAGGCTCGGACGTCAATCTGGCCGTCCATTTAGTAAATGACGCCTACAAGAAAGATTTTGAAATGGCCGTGATGGTCACAAATGATTCTGATCTGTTGGAACCGCTAAAGATCGTGAAAGACGAGTTAGGCCTGGCCGTCGGGATCGTTAATCCACAAAAGCATCCAAGCTTCCATCTCAAACAACACGCAACATTCATGAAAAAGCTTAGAACAGGCGTTCTGCTGGCAAGTCAATTCCCGAATACTTTGACAGATGCCAACGGAACATTTCACAAACCGTTAATCTGGTAAATTTCGAAAGGACTTAAATGCAGCATTTCGACGTCCTCATTATCGGCGCGGGCCTGTCCGGGATCGGGGCTGGGGCTCGGTTGCGGATGGACTGTCCGGATAAGACGTTTGCGATACTAGAGGGACGTGAGGCTTCGGGTGGGACTTGGGATCTGTTTCGGTATCCGGGTGTGCGGTCGGATTCGGATATGTTTACGCTGGGTTATCGTTTCAGGCCGTGGCGTGACGGCAAGGCGATCGCGGACGGGCCGTCGATACTCAGGTACATCCGCGATACCGCGAATGAGTACGATCTCGACAAGCACATCAGATACGGACATCGCGTGACGCGGGCCGAATGGTCGTCGGATGATTCGGTTTGGAAAGTCAGTGTCAGTGTCAGTAGCCCGCACGTAAGTAAGGGCTCGACTGCGGAGGAGACCTCGCCGGGATATGTGGAAGGCCCCGCCGTCGCTGGATCTTTCCCGCAAAGCCGCGAAGGAGCAAAGAAACCGCAAAGAGAGACGCGGGTCTTAACATGCAAATTCCTCTACCTCTGCACCGGCTACTATGATTACGAGGCGGGCTACACGCCGGACTGGCCGAACATTAAGGAATATCGCGGAACGCTCGTGCATCCGCAGAAATGGCCGGAAGGTTTAGATCATGCGGGGAAACGCGTTCTCGTGATAGGCAGCGGGGCGACGGCGGTCACTCTCGTTCCGGCGATGGCTGAAACGGCGGAGCATGTCACGATGCTACAGCGTTCGCCGACGTATATCGTGACGATGCCTTCGCAGGACGGGATAGCCAACCTCTTTCGAAAACTGTTTCCCGACCGAGCCGCATATATGCTCTCGCGGTGGAAAAATATTCTGCGGCAGATGCTGTTTTACGAGATATCGCGAAAGCGGCCGGAATTCATGAAGCGGCTGATCGCGAAAGGTGTTAGGGCTGAGCTTGGCGACGAGCAGGCGATGGAGAGCTTTCAGCCGAGATACGATCCATGGGATCAGCGGCTGTGTGTCGTGCCCGATTCGGACCTTTTCCGCGCGATCCGCGAAGGTTCGGCCTCTGTCGTCAACGGCGAGATCGAAAAGTTCACCGAAACCGGCGTCCGGCTCACGAATGGCGAACAGCTCGATGCCGATATCATCGTCACCGCGACCGGTTTGGTGCTAAAGATAATGTCCGGCCTCACGCTCGTCGTTGATGAAGAAACGGTCGATCTCTCGAAGGTAATGGCCTACAAAGGCATGATGTACAGCGATATTCCTAATCTCGCTCAAGCATTCGGCTATACGAACGCATCGTGGACGCTCAAATGCGACCTGACGAGTGAATACGTCTGCCGCCTGATAAAGTACATGGACGAGAACGGCTTTGCGAGCTGTGCACCACGTCTTACCGACCCGACGGTGAAGCCCGAACCTGTTCTGGATTTTAATTCCGGATACGTGGTTCGTGCTCTGAGTGAACTTCCAAGTCAGGGCACGAAACCGCCGTGGCGTTTGTATCAGAATTACGTCAAAGATCTCGGAATGCTCCGGCGTGGACGGCTCGATGACGGAACGATGGAGTTTCGCCGCCCCGGTTCGAAGACAGTTCCCGAATCGTAAGCGGTCGGTGTATCATCGTTTCTAATGAAGATAATTGTTACAGGCGGAGCAGGATTTATCGGTAGTGCAGTCGTCTGGCGGCTCAATGAGCTGGGCCACGACGACATTCTGATCGTTGACCGCCTAGATGAGACCGATAAGTGGAAGAATCTGGTTCCGCTGAAATTCGCTGATTATTTAGATGCGGACGATTTTCTCGACGATCTCGGCGATTTCAAGGATGCTCAGGGCATCTTTCATCTCGGAGCCTGTTCAGCGACCACGGAACGTGATAGCGATTACTTGATGCGTAATAACTATCAGTACACAAAGGATCTCGCGGATTTCGCTGTCGCGAATAATATACGCTTTGTTTACGCTTCTTCGGCGGCAACGTACGGTGACCGTTCAGCCGGAATGGATGACGGAACGGAACATCTCGACGCCCTGCGGCCGCTGAATATGTACGGCTATTCGAAGCATATTTTTGACAAGTATGCGGCTCGAAACGGCATGTTCGACCGCATCGTCGGGCTCAAATATTTCAACGTCTTCGGCCCGAACGAGGACCATAAGGGCGACATGCGTTCGCTCGTGAACAAGGCTTTTGGCGAGATAAACGCGACCGGGATGATCGGGCTCTTTCGCAGCTATAATCCAAATTTCGAGGATGGTGAATTCGGGCGGGATTTTGTTTATGTGAAGGATGCGGTCGATATGACGCTGCATTTTCTCGAAAACAGTGTCGGCGGGCTGTTCAATGTTGGCTCGGGAGAAGCGGCGACGTGGAATTCCCTGGCTAACGCCGCTTTTGCTGCATTGGACAGGAAACCGAACATTCAATACATCGACATGCCCGAGCAGCTTCGCGGCAAGTACCAATATCATACGCAGGCCGACCTGACGCGGATACGAAATGCCGGATATGCAAAGCCGATCACGCCGCTCGCTGACGCCGTCGCCGATTACGTTCAGAATTACCTTGTCCCGGACAAGCACCTCGGCGACTAGTTCCCTATGAGCCAGATCGACGACATCTTTGTTTCCACGCACGATTGGTGCGGTACCGTACTCGTTTGGGACGAGCAGGCGATCTTTCTCGGCCGGGCCGCGGATGCTAGCCTGCACGAATCGCCGGCGATCAAGGTATGCGTGGCACTCGAGCAGAGCTTTGCGTTGAGAACCCACGAAGACGACACTTTCACCAACTACGAATCCGCCATCATCGCACCCGGCCAGCCCCACGCCATCGATGGACGCCACAATTGGATGGTGATGCTCCTTCTTGCTCCGGAGACCAAACTTGCACAACCGCTGGCGCCGATATTCTCCAAGAAAGGAATTACAAGGCTTACGACAGAAGCCGTTACGAAGATCCGTGCGATCTTTGCGGATTTTGACGAACGTTTGGCGGCAGGTGATGTCGATAATATTTGCCAACAAATGGTCGCAGCCATCGATAACGGTGAAAGCCTGCCGATCGACAGCCGCGTCGCACAGAGCATCGAATGGATCAGGGCGAGCCGCGATGAGGGCATTTCTGTACAGGAGATCGCCGCTGGGGTCGAGCTTTCAGAAAGCCGTTTCTCGCACCTTTTTACTGAAAACGTACGAGTTCCGGTCCGCCGATATCTACTGTGGCTGCGTCTGCGTGATGCGATGCACTTGTTCGCAAAAGGTGAATCTCTGACCGAAGTTGCCCACGAGGCGGGTTTTGCTGACTCCGCACATCTCACTCGCACTTTCCGCTCGCTGCCTGGGGATCGCCCCGTCCGCCCTCACCAAGGAAAGCACCATCATTTCATTCCTCAAATAGCAGAAGCGTTCAAGCATTTCTGCCCCCGATGGTTCAAACTCGCTGTTACTAAGCGATGAATAAAGATAATTTGATCTATCCGGAACCGATAGTCATCGGTGCCGACGAAGCGGAAAGCTGGGAAAATTGGGGTTTTCGCGACACGAGTTTTGCGATCAACGAGCGTGATGTTGTCGAGATCACCGGCAGCCGTTACGAACTGAGCGGACAGGAATTACCCCGTCTGCTGCCGTGGATCCGCGAAACTCTGGCGATCGACCTGGATCCGAAAGATCAACATCGAAATTCCTATCCGACCGAAATTCCCGCCGCGATCGAGTCACCTGCTTTCAGCAAGGCCATCCGCGAATTCCTGAAGGAAGAGCAGATCGACGCCTCCGGCGAAAATCGCCTGCGCCACGGCCACGGCCACACGCAGGAAGAGATGTACGCCATCAAGCACAAACGCCTCGGTCGCATCCCGGATGTGGTTTTGTATCCGGAGAGCGAAGCTCAGGTCGCTTCACTCATCGCGACGGCGAAGGATCATAATGTTGTGCTCATCCCATTCGGCGGCGGCACGAACGTCACCGACGCATTACGCTGCAGCGACAATGAAAATCGCGTGATAGCGACTGTCGACATGCGGCGGATGAACCGCATTTTGTGGATCGACAAGGAAAATATGATGGCCTGTATCGAAGCCGGAGCCGTCGGCCGTCATATCATGACGCAGCTTGCAAAATACGGCGTTTCGATGGGCCACGAGCCTGACAGCGTCGAATTCTCAACCCTCGGCGGCTGGATCGCGACCAACGCGAGCGGCATGAAAAAGAACAAATACGGCAATATCGAGGACATCGTCGTCGATATCACCGTCGCCGCTGCCGACGGCGAGCTAAAACGCACGACCGCCGCCCCACGCGAATCCGTCGGCTCCGATCTCCGCCGTTTGATGTTCGGCTCGGAAGGCACGTTGGGTATCGTTACGTCGGCGATCGTAAAGCTTTTTCCTCTGCCGGAATCACAGGCTTATGGCTCGGTTTTGTTTCCGAGTTATGAGGCCGGTTACGCCTTCATGCAAGAGCTTGCTCACACATCGACACCGCCCGCTAGTGTTCGTCTGGTGGACAATTTGCAGTTCCAGTTCGGGCTCGCTCTGAAGCCAGCATCGAACGGACTAAAGGTTTGGAAGAGCAGCATCGAAAAGTTTGTCGTCACGAAGGTTAAAGGATTTGATCCTTACAAAATGGTCGCTCTGACTTTGGTTTTCGAAGGCACAAAGCAAGAGGTTGACCGCCAGCAAACGGACGTTTACCGCATCGCCGCCAAGCACGGCGGGATGAAAGCCGGTGCCGAAAATGGCCGTCGCGGCTATCAGCTGACGTACAGCATCGCTTATATTCGTGACTTTTTGATGAATTACTACATCATCGCTGAGTCCTTCGAAACCTCGTGTGCGTGGAGCGATGCGCTCAAGATCTGTGACAACGTCAAACGCGTGCTGCGCGAGGAATATACGAAACGCGGCCTTCCCGGGACGCCGTTCGTCACATCTCGTATAACGCAGGTCTATCGAACGGGCGTCGCGATCTATTTCTACTTCGGCTTTTACTACAAAGGTGTTGAGAACCCATCCGAGGTCTATCTGGAGCTGGAAAACATCGCTCGCGAGGAAATATTGAGATGCGGAGGTTCGCTTTCGCATCACCACGGCATCGGCAAGATCCGCGAGCAGTATCTGCCGGAGATCATGTCCGAAACGGCTTTGAAATGGAAGAAAGACATCAAGAAAAGCCTTGATCCGCAGAATATTTTTGGAGCAGGAAATCAGAGCCTGAGGTAAAGAGCTATGATGCGAGCCGAACGATTGATCCAGTTGATCAAGACCGCAAAACTGAGCGGCGGCGTGGACGATCCGCCGTTGTGGCAGATCGAGAAGACGCGTTTTCAGTCTAACCTGTGCCGTATTTTGCTGCTTCCGGTCGGCGGCTTGCTGGTCGCGGTAATGAAATATGTCCAGGGCTACCGCATCGAGAATATGGCGGAGATCCGCAAACAGTTTAGGCAGATCTGGGAGGACAAAGAGCGGGGGCAATATCCGCTGGTCATCTGTTCAAATCATCTGACGTTTATCGATTCGGCTTTGGTTATCTGGGCGTTAGCATCGAATTTGTGGTATCTGTTCAATTATAAAGCGTTCATGTGGAACGTTCCGGCCGGTGATTTCTTTAAGAAAAAGCTGCACTATCACGCCATTCTTTACCTAACGAAATGCATCTTCATCGACCGCAAAGGCTCGCCGGCTCATAAAAATGCGGTCCTCAATCTGTGCCGATATTTATTGGCAAAAGGAAATGTCGTACTGATATTTCCCGAAGGCCAACGCAGCCGGGAGGGACGTTTTGATGTGGACAAACTCCGCTTCGGCACCGGCAAGATCCTGACATCGCTCGAAAACGCCCGTGTTCTTTGCGTCTACATCCGCAGCCCGCTTCAGAAGGCCTTCTCGAATTATCCGCCGAAAGGCTCCAATTTCAGCCTCAATATGAAGCTCATCCAGCCAAATATCGAAGGCACGTCCAAAAAACAGGCCAGCATCGCGGCTGTCAAAGAGATCGGAGCTGTGATCGCGCAGATGGAGAAGGAATTCTTCGCTGCACACCCAACGCCATGAACGTACTCGCCCTGACATTGCTTCTCTCATGTCTGCCGTCGGCTCTGATAGATTTTGCATTGCCGAAATGGAAGGCGGACAAGAATGTGCGTATCGAGGACGCCTATAAATGGACGTTTCAGGCGACACGCGGCGGTGAACACGCCGTTCCGGATACCGAATCTGCCCGAAACTGGATGATGGGCGAATGGGATTCACTAA includes:
- a CDS encoding ribonucleotide-diphosphate reductase subunit beta is translated as MLLDNGFNLTLRPMKYPQFYEMYKNAIKNTWTVEEVDFSTDVNDLRNKMSASERHMINRLVAFFATGDCIVSNNLVLNLYKHINSPEARMYLSRQLFEEAVHVQFYLTLLDTYIPDHHEREQAFAAVNNIPSIHKKAEFCFKWIDSIQNLHALETKEDRRQFLLNLICFATCIEGLFFFAAFAYVYFLRSKGLLHGLAAGTNWVFRDESAHMAFALDVIGEVRKEEPDLFDESLNRQIVQMIDEAVDCEMQFAEDVLGLGVSGLSIANMRQYLEYIADQRFVMLGLPKVYGAKNPFDFMDLQDVQELANFFERRVSAYQVAVAGEVSFGESF
- a CDS encoding serine/threonine protein kinase, translating into MDASRWQKVKSLLEVAIDTPAEQREVFLARSCAGDQSLIDEVNELLRFETDGTDPLEDIAFSSLPNERTSRIGTEIGRYRIIDEIGAGGMGAVFLAERSDGEFEQRVAIKIINSAVGSAELLRRFRNERQILATLDHPNIAHLIDGGTTGDGQPYLVMEYIEGASIIEFANAKNLSIDERLDLFREVCSAVSFAHQKLVIHRDLKPSNVFVTSDCTVKLLDFGIAKLLKSDGGNETRTQAFAFTPEYASPEQVRGEPLSTATDIYSLGVILFELLTGSRPFELNDKNIAEMIRTLTESAPPTPSAVTGRGSSDVVLNKGPRLKGDLDSIVLMALRKEPSRRYLSVEQFSEDIRRHFKRLPVSATKDTWNYRTGKFVRRHKVGVVAAVIILITLMGGLAATMYQARIASVERAKAERRFNDVRQFANSFMFEINEQIMSSPIKARELLVQRAIEYLDRLAAESSDDTELESELATAYEKIGDVQSELFKPSSGKTSEALTSHQKALGLRENLFRSDPSTARAIAVSDSRMKIGDILVAIGRLAEARENYSKGNELLASQAASSNSEFRHQQARLLARLGQTSVRSGALSEALRYYEDSLALYRVLMAENPENTKYRRNFGIISSFRGFVNIETGQTAEGLKDYGTLLAIEREILAKDESDNVSRGVVSGALVWYAVALSEDGQIAESIKHFSEGIKMQEAILAADPGNLGEEYGLADCRLEFGKAMVRNRLFRESIDPLEKALVGYRKVSEQDRQNLMNRHRIANAQRFLADALFQTGSKPKAREHYEHAHAAFKELTASDPENVDWQQDLAMSYQRLGEAALDNRDRIAARIQFETALPIFENLAARSPDNIKRRNELATIRSLVAEM
- a CDS encoding deoxyhypusine synthase family protein; the protein is MNNQITDFIKHHYRHFNSAALIDASEAYVKHLDGGGKMMITLAGAMSTAELGLSLAEMIRQDKVQIISCTGANLEEDLFNLVAHDFYERVPHYRDLTPADEQDLLDRHMNRVTDTCIPEMEAMRRLEKAMVDVWTKADQEGKQYFPHEFMYQVLKNGSLEEYYQIDLKDSWMYAAMEKNLPMVVPGWEDSTMGNMFAGHVITGDIKNVHTVRTGIEYMMSLAEWYTANATDDSTIGFFQIGGGIAGDFPICVVPMLHQDLQRDGVPVWGYFCQISDSTTSYGSYSGAVPNEKITWGKLEATTPKFIVESDASIVAPLMFAYILGW
- a CDS encoding NYN domain-containing protein; amino-acid sequence: MNINVYIDGFNLYYGATRGTPYKWLNPFKACQLLFPNDSINKVKYFTARVSARASDPDQPIRQNTYFRALSTVPQIEIIEGRFLTKDVMMPLANTNPQQYARVVKTEEKGSDVNLAVHLVNDAYKKDFEMAVMVTNDSDLLEPLKIVKDELGLAVGIVNPQKHPSFHLKQHATFMKKLRTGVLLASQFPNTLTDANGTFHKPLIW